GATCTGGATGACCTCCATGCGGTCCAGCAGCGGCCGCGGGATCGTCGCCAGGCTGTTGGCGGTCGTGATGAACATGACCTGCGAGAGGTCGTAGGGGATCTCCAGGTAGTGGTCCGCGAACGTCGCGTTCTGTTCCGGGTCGAGCACCTCCAGCAGGGCGGAACTCGGGTCGCCCCGGAAGTCGGCGGTCATCTTGTCGACCTCGTCGAGGAGGAACACCGGGTTCGTCGAGCCGGCCGTCTTCATGCCCTGCAGGATCCGGCCCGGCATGCTGCCGATGTAGGTGCGGCGGTGCCCGCGGATCTCCGCTTCGTCGCGCACCCCACCGAGGCTCATGCGCACGAACGAGCGCCCCATGCTCCGCGCGATCGACGCGCCGAGGCTGGTCTTGCCGACGCCGGGCGGCCCGACGAGGCAGAGGATCGGCGCCTTGTACTCCGCGTCCTCGGCGTCGGCGGCGAGCTGCCGTACCGCGAGGTACTCGAGGATGCGTTCCTTGGGTTCCTGCAGCGCGTAGTGGTCCTCGTCGAGGATCTCCGCGGTGTGCGCCACGTCGAGGGTCTCCTCGTCGCGTTCGCTCCACGGCAGCTCCAGCAGGGTGTCGACGTACGTGCGCACGACGGTCGCTTCGGGGCTGCCGCCCGGCATCTTCTCGAGCCGGTCGAGCTCCTTCTCCGCGCGCTCGCGTGCCGCCTCGGGCAGGCCCTTCGCGTCGACCTTCTCGCGGAGCTCGTCGAGTTCCGACGTCTCGTCGCTGCCGAGCTCCTTCTGGATGGCCTTCATCTGCTCGCGCAGGTAGTACTCGCGCTGGTTGGCGTCCATCTGTTGCTTGACGCGCGAGGTGATCTGTTTCTCGGTGTCGAAGCGCTCGAGGTCGCGCGCGAGGTAGCCGTGCACCTGCCGGAGGCGGGCGTGCGGGTCGGCCTCCTCGAGGACCGCCTGCTTGTCGGGCACGTCCCACGTCGCGTACTTCGTGACGACGTCGGCGACGGCGCCCGGTTCCGTCAGGCTCCGCAGGTTCTCGAGGTGGAACGAATCCAACCGAAGGCCCTTGTTCTGCTGCGCGTACTCCTGGAACGTGGTCTTGGTGCGCTCGACGAGGTCGGCGACGTCGCCGTCGGCCGCGTCGCCGCCGTCCTCGCCCGCGTCGGTCCCGCCCGCGTCGGCCTCGCCGGCCGCCCCGTCGGACGGGGACTCGTCGAGGGTGTGGACCTGCGCCCGCAGCGACGGCCCGTCGACGTACCCGTCGATCGCGGCGCGCTCGCGGCCCTCGACGAGGAGTTGCAGGGTGTCGTCGGGCAGCCGGATGACCTGCTTGACGACGCAGAGGGTGCCGACGTCGTAGAGGTCCTCGCCGTTCGGGTCGTCGACCCGCGCCTCGCGCTGCACGACCATCAGCACGCGGTTGTCGGCGGCCTGCGCCTCCTGGAGCGCGCGTTTGGACTTCGGGCGGCCGACGTCGACGTTCTCGAGCGTACGCGGCAGCACCACCTGATTGCGGAGCGCGATGACGGGCAGTTCCCAATCCATGACCCGGAGTAGACCCCGTCCGGCGCGCCCGAGCGGTAAGCCGGCCGACGCGGGCCGCGGCCGGGTAGCCTGAGCGCGTGCGGCGGATCGTGCACCTCGATGCCGACGCCTTCTACGCGTCGGTCGAGCAACGCGACGACCCGAGCCTCCGCGGCGTCCCGGTCGCCGTCGGCAGCGCGTCGGGGCGCGGCGTCGTCATGACCGCCAGTTACGAGGCGCGCGCCTTCGGCGTGCGCAGCGCGATGCCGTCGGCGGAGGCCGCCCGCCGGTGTCCCGAACTGCGGTTCGTGCCGCCCCGCATGGAGACGTACCGGGCGGTGAGCCGCGAGATCTTCGCGATCTACCGCACGTACGCCGCCGCCGTGGAGCCGCTCGCGCTGGACGAGGCGTACCTCGACGTGACCGAGCCGTTGCGGGGACCGCCGTCGGGGACGCGCGTCGCGGAAGCGATCCGGCGGGACGTGCACCGCGAGACCGGCCTTCGCGTGTCCGCAGGGGTGTCGTACTGCAAGTTCGTCGCGAAGCTCGCGAGCGACGACGCGAAGCCGGACGGCGTGAAGACGGTGCCGCCCGAGGACGCCGAGGCGTACCTCCGCGACCTGCCGGTCCGCCGCATCCACGGCGTCGGGCCGCGCACCGCGGAACGCCTCGCGGCGTTGGGCGTGGCGACCGCCGGCGACGTCGCGGCGTACGACCCGGACGCCCTCGAGCGGCACTTCGGGAAGGTGGGGCGCGACCTGTGGCACATGGCGCGCGGCGAGGACGAACGGCCGGTCGACCCCCACCGCGTCCGCAAGTCGGTGTCGTCGGAGACGACGTTCGCGCGCGACCGGAGCGGCGTCGAGGACCTCGTCGAGGCGCTCCCGGACGTGTGCGCCGACACCGCGCACCGGGCGCGCCGGGCCGGCGTCCGGGGGCGCGGCGTCGTCGTGAAGGTCAAGGACGACCGCCACCAGGTGCACACCCGCCAGGTGCGGCTGCCCGCGGCGACCGACGCGGTCGAGACGATCCACGCCGTCGCGCGGGACCTGCTGACGACCCGCGTGCCGCTCGCGCGTCCGGTCCGGCTGTTGGGGGTCGGGTTGACGGCGTTGGAGGTCGGGAACGTGCACCAGCCCCCGCTCTTCGAGGGGCCCGGGACGGACCCCACGCCCGCGGGGGCGACGCCGCCCGACGGCGATCCCGAACGCCGGCCCTGAGGGGCGCTCAGAGCGCCGTCGCGCGGCCCTCCTCGACGACCGCGGCGTCGTGGCCCCGGTCGCCGAGCGTCGCGGCGAACGCGTCGAGCGCGTCCGCTTCGCCGTGCACCAGGCGGACCTTCGCCCCGTGGACCGGCGCCAGCCACGCGAGCAGGTCGTCGCGGTCGGCGTGGGCGGAGAGCCCCCCGATGGTGTGGATGCGGGCCCGGACCCGAATCGCGTCCCCGAAGATCCGCACGTGCGTCGCGCCGCCCACGAGGGCCCGCCCGAGCGTCCCGCGGGCCTGGTACCCGACCACGACGACGCGGGTGTCGTCCTTCCAGAGGTGGTGCTTGAGGTGGTGCAGGATCCGTCCGCCCGTCATCATGCCGGAGCCCGCGACGACGATCAGGGGGCCCTCGCGGTCGTTCAGGGCGCGGCTGGAGGCCGCGTCGGGCGTCGCCTGGAAGCGCGGGGGCGTGAACGGGTCGCCGTCGCCGGCGAGGGCGCGGACCTCGGGCCGGAAGGCGTCGGGGTGACGGCGGTAGATCTCGGTCATGCGCGACGCCATCGGGGAGTCGAGCACCACGGGCACCTCCGGCACGGTGCCCTCGCGTTGGAGGCGGTGGATCTCGTAGAGCACCGCTTGCGTGCGCTCGAGCGCGAAGCTGGGGATCAGGACCCGCCCGCCGGCCGACGCGGCCTGCGCGAGGACGTCGGCGAACTCCGCGCGGGTCGCGGCGCGCGAGCGGTGCGTCCGGTCGCCGTACGTCGCTTCGCACAGCACCGCCCGGGCGGCGTCGGGCGGGGCGGGGGCGGGATGCAGGAGGCTCTCGCGGTTCCCGAGGTCGCCGGACGCCACGATGCGGCCCTCGGGGCCGTCGAGGGCGACCCAGGCGCTGCCGACGACGTGCCCGGCGGGGTGCAGCGTGACGCGGAGGCCGGCGACGTCGGTGGCGGCGCCGAACGCGACGGTCCGGAATCGATGCAGGGCGGCCTCGACGTCCGCTTCGTCGAACGGTGGGGGGGCGACGGCGTCCTCGCGGCCGGCCCGCCGGGCCTTGCGGCGGGCGCGCTCCACGTCCTCGCGGGCGATCTTCGCCGCGTCGTGGAGGATGACGTCGGCGACGTCGCGGGTGCCGGGCGCCGCGAGGACCGGGCCGCGGAAGCCCGCCCGCACGAGCTGGGGGAGGCGCCCGACGTGATCGAGGTGCGCGTGCGTGAGGACGACGGCGTCGAGGGCGGCGGGGTCGAACGGGAACGGTTCGGCGTTGCGCGCCTCGAGGTCCGCGGGGCCCTGGAAGGCGCCGCAATCGACGAGGAGGCGGGCGCCGGCGTAGGTGAGGTGGTGGCACGAGCCGGTCACGGTGCCCGCCGCGCCGGCGGAGCGGAGGACGGGGCCGGTGGGGGCGCTCACGGGGTGGCCGTCCGGCGCAGGCGCGCGACGTAGAAGCCGTCCAGGCCGTCGGCCGGCAGCGTGAACGTCCCGACGGCGGCCGGGTGGAGCGGGACGTCCGGCGCGAGCGTCGCGAAGGGGGGCGGGTCGGGCGTCAGGTCGCCGCGGGCGTGCAGGACCTGCGCGACGACGTCCGGGCCCTCCTCGGCGAACAGCGAGCAGGTGGCGTAGACGAGGGTCCCGCCGGCGGCGGTGGCGTCGGCGGCGACGTGCAGGAGTCGGCGTTGGGCGTCGGCGAGGGCGGGGAGGTCGGCGACGTCGAACCGGTCGGCGATCTCCGGGTGGCCGCGCAGCGTGCCCGACCCGCTGCAGGGGGCGTCCAGCAGGACGTAGGGGGCGGGGTCGCGGGCGAGGTCGGCGGCGACGTCGGGCGCGAGGAGGTCGGCGGCGCGGGCGTCGGTCCGTCGCCCGAGGCGCGCGAGGTTGCGCTGCGCAGCCGCGAGTTTGCCGGGGTCGCGCTCGACGGCCTCGACCCGGGCGCCGCCGGCGGCGAGGACCGCCGCCTTGATGCCGCGCCCGCTGGCGAGGTCGAGCACGCGGGCGCCCGTGGGCGCCTGCAGGGCGTGCGCGACGAGGGTGGAGGCGGGGTTCATCGGTTGCACGAGGCCCCGCCGGAACGCCTCGAGGTCGCCAAGCCGGCCCGCTGGGCGGACGCGACGCGTGCCCGGGACGGGGCCGGGCGCGACGTCCGCGCCGTCGCGGGCGAGCGCCGCGTCCGCGTCGGGCGCCAGGACCGCCAGCCAGGTCGGGCCGGGCGTCCGCATGGCGGCGGCGGCGGTGGCGGCGCGGTCGTCCCCGAGCGCGGCGACGAGGCGCGCGTACGTCGCGTCGGGGAGCGACGCCGCGAGGGCGGGGGAGGGCGCCTCGGGGGGCGCGACGCGGCGCAGGACGGCGTTGACGAGCTTCGCGAAGCGGGGGGTGCGGCGGCGGGCGACGTCGACCCACGTCGACGTCGCGGCGTGCGCGGGCGTACCCCGCTTCAGTCGGTCGAAGGTTCCGAGCCGGAGCAGCGTGCGGACGTCGGGGGGGAGGGCGTCGGGGCGGCCGAGGTGCGGGGCGAGGGCGGCGTCGAGCCAGCGGCGCCAGCGCGCTTCGCCGTACGCGAGGTCGGTGACCGCGGACCGGTCGCGACCGTGGAGGCCGCTGTGGTCGAGGGCGCGCCCGAGGGTACGGGACAGCCGCCCGGTCCGCGCGGCCCGCCGCGCGACGTCGAAGGCGACGTCGCGCGGGTCGCGGGGGGCGTCGGCGTGGGGCGCGGCGCCCACGCCGGGGTTCAGCGGCGCGCCATGAGGATGAAGTACAGCAGGTACATCACGCTGCCGGCGGCGGCGGCGACGTACGTCAGCGCGGCGGCGTTCAGGACCGCGCGGGCGCCGCCGGCGTCGTTCTGGGTGACGATGCCGAGGTCGCGCATCTCCGCGAGTGCGCGGCGCGAGGCGTCGAACTCGATGGGGAGCGTCACCAACTGGAACGCGACCGCCGCGCCGAAAAGCACGATGCCGACGTTTAGGAGGCCCGACGCGCCGAGCATCAGCCCGAAGATCGCCAGGTAGGGCCCGAACTGCCCCCCGATGTTGGCGACCGGCATCAGGGCACTGCGCCACTGCAGCGGCGCGTAGGCGTTCGCGTGCTGCAGGGCGTGCCCCACCTCGTGCGCGGCGACCGCCATGCCGGCGACGGAGGCCTGCGAGTGGATCGGGTCGGAGAGGCGCACGACCCGCTTCGTGGGGTCGTAGTGGTCGCTGAGTTCGCCGCGGACCTGCTCGATGGCGACGGTGTCGTCGAGGCCGTGCTTGCGCAGGATCGTGCGGGCGGTGTCGCGCCCGGTGAGGCCGGCGGTGTTGGCCTTCTTCGACCAGGTGCCGAAGGTGGAGCGCAGGTACCACTGCGCCCCGAGCGTCAGGACCATCATGAGGATGAAGATCGCGAACATCGTGGACCTCCTGGGGGTCGGCGGACGCCGTCCTCGGCCTCGGCGGGGGCGCCGGGGCCGGGCGGGTCGCCCGCATCCAGGGATTCAGGGTACGTCGCGCGAGCACGGTGGGGGGCGTCCTGGGCGACCGTCGTCAGTCGAGGAGGGCGTCGGCCCAACGAACGATCGGCGCCCGGCGCGCCTCGGGCGGGGTGCCGGTCGCCTCCACGCCGTTCGGGCGGGCGGCGACGTGGAGGTGCACCGCCGTGCGTTCCTCGCCGTGCAGCTCGAGCGTCACGAAGCCCGGCGTCGCGGCGAGCTCGAGGCGGTCGTCGGCGAGGTAGCCGCGGGCCACGGCGAGCGCTTTGATCGCCTGGTTGACGGCGGACGCGCCGATCGCCTGGACGGCGACGGTGCGGTCGCGCCGGAGGACGCCGGCGATCGCGCCGGCGACGGCGTGGGGCCGGGACGTTGCGGAGACGCGAAGGGTTTCCACGGGCCACCTCCCAAGGGGCCGCGGCGTCCGTCGGCGACGGAACGCGCGCGTTGACAGGGACGCTAGCAGGCCGTATACTCCGCCGCAGTGAGCAACGCCGCAGCCCCCGTCCGGACCGTGTCGACCCTCGAGGTCGTAGGCCTAGTCGGGTCGGGACGCGCTGCGTAGTCGTTGCATCACGCCACGCACGAAGCGACGTCCCGCCGACCGCACCTCGGTGGGACGTTCTCGTGCATCGTCAGGTAGGCCGCCCGCGTACGGGCCGAGGAGGAACCATGAACGGTGCCGAAGTCATCATCCGCGCGCTGGAACGCCACGGGGTCGAGGTCGCCTTCGGGCACCCCGGGGGCGCGATCATGCCCGTGTACGACGCGATCTACGATGGTGACGTCCGGCACGTCCTGGTCCGTCACGAGCAGGCCGGCGCGCACGCCGCCGACGCCTACTACCGGGCGTCGGGCAAGCCCGGCGTCGTGATCGCCACCAGCGGTCCCGGCGCGACGAACCTGGTGACGGGCCTGGCGACCGCGATGATGGACAGCAGCGCCGTCGTCGCGATCACCGGCAACGTCCCCACCAGCCTCATCGGGACCGACGCCTTCCAGGAGGCGGACGTCTACGGGATCACCGGGCCGGTCACGAAGCACAACTTCCTCGTCAAGTCGGTTCAGGACCTCCCCCGCGTCATCGCCGAAGCGTTCCACATCGCCACGACCGGCCGGCCCGGCCCGGTCCTGGTCGACGTCCCCAAGGACGTCCAGCAGGCGGTCTTCGAGGGCGACCCCGACGCGCCGGTGGAGGTGGACCTGCCCGGGTTCCAACCCACCTGGAGCGGGCACGCCGGCCAGATCCGCAAGGCCGCCGAAGCGATCCGCGCCGCGGAGAAGCCGGTGATGATGGTGGGCGGCGGCGGTCAGGTCGCCGCCCCCGAGGTCATGGCGTTCGCCGAACGCCTCGGGGTGCCGGTCATCACGACCCTCATGGGGATCGGGGCGTACCCCGCGGGCCGCGACCAGGCGCTGGGCATGCCCGGCATGCACGGCACCGTCACCTCCAACCGCGCGATCACGCACTGCGACCTAATCATCGGGGCGGGCCTGCGCTTCGACGACCGCGTGACGGGCAAGATCAGTCGCTTCGCGCCGAACGCGACGGTCGTCCACATCGACGTCGACCCGGCGGAGATCTCCAAGCTCGTGCACGCGCACGTGCCGGTCGTCGGGGACTTGCGCGACGTCCTGCCGCGCCTCGCCGACGAGCTGGGGCCGTTGGACGTCGAGCCGTGGTGGGCGCAACTCCGCGAGTGGAAGGCGCGCTACCCCGAGCGCTACAAGACCGACAAGCCGCTGGTCAGCCAAGAGGTGATCGAGCTCATGCGCGACGTCGTCGGGCCCGACGCCATCGTCGCGACCGACGTCGGGCAGCACCAGATGTTCGCCGCGCGCCTGTTCCCCACGCACGCCCCGCGCACCTGGATCACGTCCGGGGGGCTCGGGACGATGGGCTTCGGGCTGCCCGCCGCGATCGGTGCGGCGTTCGCGAACCCGGGGACGCCGGTCGTGCTGATCGCGGGGGACGGCAGCATCCAAATGAACATCCAGGAGCTCGCGACGATCCGCAAGCACGACCTGCCGATCTTCATCGCCATCGCCAACAACGGGGTGCTCGGCATGGTGCGGCAGTGGCAGGAGCTGTTCCACGCGCAGCGCTACAGCGAGATCTTCCTCGCCGACAGCAACCCCGACTTCGCGAAGCTGGCCGAGGCGTACGGCATCGAGGGGCACAACGTCTTCGATCGCGAGACCGCCGCGACCCTCGTGCCCGACGTCGTCGCGCGGGGTGGGCCGGCGCTGCTGAACTTCGTGGTGTACGAATCCGAGAAGGTCTTCCCGATGATCCCCGCCGGCGCCGGCGTCGACGAAATGATGATCGGCGACCAGGAGCCCGAGACGCCCGAGGCGACCTCGTGAGTGGCGTCTCGACGCGGCGCGTCATCTCCGTCACGGTCCGCGACGAACCGGGTGTCCTCGTCCGCATCGCCGGCCTCTTCGCCCGTCGCGGCTTCAACATCGCGTCGTTGTCCGTCGCGGAATCCGAAACGCCCGGCCTCAGCCGAACGACGTTCGTCGTCGACGGGGACCCCGGCACGATCGAGCAGGTGCAGAAGCAACTCCAGAAGCTCGTGGACGTCCTCAAGGTCGTCGATCACACCGAAACGAACTTCGTCGATCGGGAGCTCATGCTGATCAAGGTCGCGGTGCGCGGCCCCGACGAACGCGTCGAGCTGCGGCAGATCGCGCAGGACTTCCGCGCGCGGATCGTGGACGTCGCCCGGCGCGCCCTCGTGTTCGAACTGACCGGCGACGAGGGCAAGATGGACGCCTTCATCGACCAAATGCAGGACTTCGGCATCGTCGAACTCATCCGCACCGGCCGGGTGGCGCTGCCGCGCAGCGCCGGTCGGGCGGCGCGCGGCGGCGAGGGCGCCGTCCAGGAGCGGGCCGACGTGACCTGACGCCCCCGCCCCGACCCTCCGCCCCGGGCGTCCGCCCGGGGCGCGTTCCGTTCCCCCGTCCCCGTCCCCTCCCGCGGTACCCCCGCCCCCACGAAGGAGCATCATGGCCACCATCTACTACGACGACGACGCGAACCTGCAGGTCCTGCAGGGCAAGACGATCGCCATCCTGGGGTTCGGCTCGCAGGGCCACGCCCACGCGCTGAACGCCCACGCCTCCGGCCTGGACGTCGTCGTCGGCCTGCGCGAGGGGTCCGCCTCGCGCGCCGAGGCGGAGGCCGCCGGCCTGAAGGTCACCGGCATCGCCGACGCCGCGAAGGCCGGCGACCTGGTGATGGTCCTCCTGCCCGACGAGATCCAGGGGGCGGTCTACGCCCAGGAGATCGCGCCGAACCTCGCGCCGGGCGACGCCCTGGCGTTCGCGCACGGCTTCAATCGCGTCTTCCACCAGGTCACGCCCCCCGAGGGCGTCGACGTCGTCATGATCGCGCCGAAGGGCCCCGGGCACCTGGTGCGCCGCGTGTTCGTCGAGGGGGGCGGCGTGCCCTGCCTCGTCGCGGTGGACGTCGACGCGACCGGGGAGGCGATGCCGCGCGCCCTGGCGTACGCCAAGGCGATCGGGGGGACGCGCGGCGGGGCGCTGGAGACGACGTTCCGCGAGGAGACCGAAACCGACCTGTTCGGCGAGCAGGCGGTGCTGTGCGGCGGCGTGAGCGAACTCATGCAGGCCGGCTTCGACACCCTCGTCGAGGCGGGCTACCAGCCGGAGATCGCCTACTTCGAGTGCGTGCACGAGATGAAGTTGATCGTCGACCTGATCTACGAGGGCGGCTTCGAGACCATGCGGCACTCGATCAGCAACACCGCCGAGTACGGCGACTACCGGACCGGGAAGCGCATCGTGACGGAGGAGACCCGCGCGGAGATGCGCGACGTCCTCGAGGAGATCCGCAACGGCACGTTCGCGCAGGAGTTCCTGCTCGAGAACCGCGTGGGGCAGCCGCGCCTCAAGACCGAACGCGCGGCCAGCGACCGCAGCCTGGTGGCGACCGTGGGCAAGCGACTACGCAAGATGATGTCCTTCATCGCGTCGTAGGCACCCCGCACCCCGCCCCCGGGAGGTACGTCCCATGGCCCGCATCAAGATCTTCGACACGACCCTGCGCGACGGCGAGCAGAGCCCCGGCGTCACGCTCAACCTGCGCGAGAAACGCGAGATCGCGCGCCAGCTCGCGCGGCTCGGCGTGGACGTCATCGAAGCCGGCTTCCCCGTCGCGTCGCCCGGCGACTTCGAGAGCGTCTCGGAGATCGCGCGGGTCACGGCGGAGGAGAACGCCGACGTCGTCGTCGCCGGCCTCGCGCGCGCGCATCGCGGCGACATCGAGCGCGCCGCCGCGGCGCTCGAGACCGCCGCGGCGCCGCGCATCCACACCTTCATCGCGACGAGCCCCATCCACATCGAGAAGAAGCTGCAGAGCACGCCCGACGCCGTGCTCGAGCGGGCGGTGGACGCCGTGAGGTTCGCGAAGTCGTTCGTGGACGACGTCGAGTTCAGCGCCGAGGACGCCGGCCGGAGCGACCCGGCGTTCCTCGAAGCGATCTTCGCTGCGACCGTGGACGCCGGCGCGACCACCATCAACGTGCCCGACACGGTCGGCTACATGACGCCGTGGGAGTACGGCGCGTTGATCGAACGCCTGCGGGAGCGGGTGCCGGCGTTGCGCGACGTCGACCTGTCGACGCACTGTCACGACGACCTGGGCCTCGCGGTCGCCAACTCGCTCGCCGGCGTGCGGGCGGGCGCGACGCAGGTCGAGTGCACCCTCAACGGCATCGGGGAGCGCGCCGGGAACGCCAGCCTCGAGGAGATCGTCATGGCGCTCGAGACGCGCGCCGACGTGTGGGGGCACGCGACGAACGTGACGACCCGCGAGCTGTACCGCACGTCGCGGATGGTGTCGATGATGACGGGGATGGTGGTGCCACCCAACAAGGCGGTCGTCGGCGACAACGCCTTCGCGCACGAGTCCGGCATCCACCAGGACGGCGTCATCAAGGCGGTCGAGACGTACGAAATCATGTCCGCCGAGACCGTCGGGCGGGACGCCGGCGTGCTCGTCATGGGCAAGCACTCGGGGCGTCGCGCCTTCCGCGCGACGCTGCAGGACCTCGGGTACGCCGCGTTCGAGGAGGCGGACCTCGACCGCCTGTTCGCGGAGTTCAAGGACCTCGCCGACCGCAAGGCGACCGTCACCAGCGAGGACATCCGCGCACTGGTCGACGCGGAAACCACCCGCGTGCCGGAGACGTACGCGTTGCGCCGCGTGCAGTTCCAGAGCGGGACCGGCGTCACGCCGGTCGCGACGGTCGAGGTGGAGATCGACGGCGAAGCGCGCGAGGAGGCGTCGGTCGGTGACGGGCCGGTCGACGCGATCTACCACGCGATCGAGCGGTTGACGGGCCGCGCGTTGCGGCTCGAGTCGTACGAGATCCGCTCGGTCGGTCACGGCAAGGACGCGCTCGGCGAGGTCACCGTCCGCGCCCGCGAAGGGGACCGCGTCGTGCATGCGCGCGGGCTGTCGACCGACGTCGTCGAGGCGTCGGCGAAGGCGTACCTGGAGGCCATGAACAAGCTCGCCGCCGGCCTCGGCCGACCCGACGGCGGACCGCGGCCCGACGACGTCGTCCCGAGCGAACCGGCCGACGACGCGCGCGGCGCCGCAGCGTCGTGAGCGTCGAGATCTACGACACCACCCTGCGCGACGGGACGCAGGGGATCGGGTTCGCGTTGACGAGCGCCGACAAGGTCGCCGTCGCCCGGCGCCTCGACGCGTTCGGGGTCGACGCGATCGAGGGGGGCTGGCCGGGCTCGAACCCCCGCGACGTCGAGTTCTTCGAGCGGATGCGCGACGTGCCGCTCGCGCGGGCGCGCCTCGCGGCGTTCGGCAGCACCCGCCACAAGGACGTCGCGCCGGAGGACGACGCCAACCTCGCGGCGTTGGTGGCGGCCGGGACGCCGGTCGTGACGGTGTTCGGCAAGGCGTGGACGCTGCACGTCCGCGAGGCGCTCGGCACCGACCTGGAGACGAACCTGGCGATGATTCGCGAGTCCGTCGCGTTCCTCGTCGCGCAGGGACGCGAGGTCGTCTACGACGCCGAACACTTCTTCGACGGTGCGCGCGAGGACGCGGCCTACGCCCACGCGACCCTCGAGGCGGCCGCCGAGGGCGGCGCGTCGCGGCTGGTGGTGTGCGACACGAACGGCGGCACGTTGCCCGACGTCGTCGCGGACCGCACGCGCGAGGTGGTGGCGCGGTTCGGCGTCCCGATCGGCATCCACGCGCACAACGACGCGGAGCTGGCGGTCGCGAACAGCCTCGCGGCGGTCTCGGCCGGCGCTCGGCACGTGCAGGGCACGATCGGCGGGTACGGCGAGCGCGCCGGGAACGCCAACCTCGTGTCGATCACCGCGAACCTGGCGTTCAAGCTCGGCTTCGACCAGCCGCAGGACCTCGCGCACGTCCGCGAGGTCGCGCGGTACGTCGACGAGCGCGCCAACCTATCGCCGAACCCGCGCGCACCGTACGTCGGCGACGGCGCCTTCGCGCACAAGGGCGGCGTGCACGTCTCCGCGGTGGCGAAGCGCCCGGAGAGCTACGAGCACCTCCCCCCCGAAGCGGTCGGCAACGAACGGCGGGTGTTGGTCTCCGACCTCTCCGGCCGCGCCAACGTCCTCGCGATGGGGGAGGGGCCGTTCCCCGCCGGCGACGGTGCGGTGGGGGACGGCGCCCGCGAGGTCGTCGCGAAACTCAAGGAGCTCGAGCACCGCGGGTACGCCTTCGAGGGCGCGGAAGCGTCGTTCCGGCTGATGGCGGCGAAGGTGCGCGGCGAGCACCGTCCCTACTTCGATCTGGGGGGCTTCACGGTGGTGATCGACAAGCGCGACGCCGACCGCGTGCCCCGCGCCGAGGCGTCGATCAAGGTGGCGGTCGGGGACGCCGAGGAGCACACCGCCGCCGACGGCGACGGACCCGTCCACGCCCTCGACCGGGCGCTCGGCAAGGCGCTCGAGCGGTTCTACCCGTCGCTCGCCGACCTCGAGCTGGTCGACTACAAGGTGCGGGTGTTGTCGGGGGAGGAGACCGGCACCGCCAGCGTCATTCGCGTGCAGGTGGAGTACGGCGACGGCGAGGCGACGTGGGGCACGGTCGGCGCGAGCACCGACATCATCGACGCGTCGTACCAGGCGTTGATCGACGCGATCGAGTACAAGCTCGTCAAGGACGGCGTCGCGCCGCGACCGCGCGGGGCGGCGCAGGCCGAGGCGGGCGTCGCCGAGGCCTCCACGAACGCCGCCGGCGAGGGCCCGCCGGTCGCCTGACCCGGGCGGCCCGACGACGGCAAACCCGCCTCGCCGCCGACGAATCGAAGGCGGGTTCTTCCTTAGGCTTTCAAAACGACGGTTCGGTCGGGCACCGTCCGGGGTCGGACGCCCCCTTCGTTTGACACCCCCGACGCCCTCGGATATCGTCCCACACGGCCTCCCGGCCGTCGCCCCGTGCCCCAGGAGGTCTCCGTGCACGACGCCCCCCGTTCCGACTTCGAACGCCTCGCATGGCCCCACGAGCGCGACGCCTGCGGCGTCGGGTTCGT
The sequence above is drawn from the Trueperaceae bacterium genome and encodes:
- the lon gene encoding endopeptidase La — encoded protein: MDWELPVIALRNQVVLPRTLENVDVGRPKSKRALQEAQAADNRVLMVVQREARVDDPNGEDLYDVGTLCVVKQVIRLPDDTLQLLVEGRERAAIDGYVDGPSLRAQVHTLDESPSDGAAGEADAGGTDAGEDGGDAADGDVADLVERTKTTFQEYAQQNKGLRLDSFHLENLRSLTEPGAVADVVTKYATWDVPDKQAVLEEADPHARLRQVHGYLARDLERFDTEKQITSRVKQQMDANQREYYLREQMKAIQKELGSDETSELDELREKVDAKGLPEAARERAEKELDRLEKMPGGSPEATVVRTYVDTLLELPWSERDEETLDVAHTAEILDEDHYALQEPKERILEYLAVRQLAADAEDAEYKAPILCLVGPPGVGKTSLGASIARSMGRSFVRMSLGGVRDEAEIRGHRRTYIGSMPGRILQGMKTAGSTNPVFLLDEVDKMTADFRGDPSSALLEVLDPEQNATFADHYLEIPYDLSQVMFITTANSLATIPRPLLDRMEVIQIPGYTLQEKLEIAARYRVPRQVRDHGLSDRLEVTPEALRTVVTEYTREAGVRTLDRLIAKIARKSAKRYLDAPWEDAHAVDPDETRTLLGVPPFRDERAEKEPQVGLAHGLAWTSVGGVTLDVEAIAVPGKGKVALTGQLGEVMKESAQAAIAYLRKHQVAFALPEGFHESLDLHVHVLEGATPKDGPSAGIAIATAVASALTGRPTRGDVAMTGEITLRGRVLAIGGVKEKLLAAHQAEIHRVLLPEDNRANLDDVPDAVLEELEVTLVRDFQDVLDAMLLDGDAAFAPPPAAEDAAGDRPGASA
- the dinB gene encoding DNA polymerase IV; translation: MRRIVHLDADAFYASVEQRDDPSLRGVPVAVGSASGRGVVMTASYEARAFGVRSAMPSAEAARRCPELRFVPPRMETYRAVSREIFAIYRTYAAAVEPLALDEAYLDVTEPLRGPPSGTRVAEAIRRDVHRETGLRVSAGVSYCKFVAKLASDDAKPDGVKTVPPEDAEAYLRDLPVRRIHGVGPRTAERLAALGVATAGDVAAYDPDALERHFGKVGRDLWHMARGEDERPVDPHRVRKSVSSETTFARDRSGVEDLVEALPDVCADTAHRARRAGVRGRGVVVKVKDDRHQVHTRQVRLPAATDAVETIHAVARDLLTTRVPLARPVRLLGVGLTALEVGNVHQPPLFEGPGTDPTPAGATPPDGDPERRP
- a CDS encoding MBL fold metallo-hydrolase gives rise to the protein MSAPTGPVLRSAGAAGTVTGSCHHLTYAGARLLVDCGAFQGPADLEARNAEPFPFDPAALDAVVLTHAHLDHVGRLPQLVRAGFRGPVLAAPGTRDVADVILHDAAKIAREDVERARRKARRAGREDAVAPPPFDEADVEAALHRFRTVAFGAATDVAGLRVTLHPAGHVVGSAWVALDGPEGRIVASGDLGNRESLLHPAPAPPDAARAVLCEATYGDRTHRSRAATRAEFADVLAQAASAGGRVLIPSFALERTQAVLYEIHRLQREGTVPEVPVVLDSPMASRMTEIYRRHPDAFRPEVRALAGDGDPFTPPRFQATPDAASSRALNDREGPLIVVAGSGMMTGGRILHHLKHHLWKDDTRVVVVGYQARGTLGRALVGGATHVRIFGDAIRVRARIHTIGGLSAHADRDDLLAWLAPVHGAKVRLVHGEADALDAFAATLGDRGHDAAVVEEGRATAL
- a CDS encoding RsmB/NOP family class I SAM-dependent RNA methyltransferase, which translates into the protein MGAAPHADAPRDPRDVAFDVARRAARTGRLSRTLGRALDHSGLHGRDRSAVTDLAYGEARWRRWLDAALAPHLGRPDALPPDVRTLLRLGTFDRLKRGTPAHAATSTWVDVARRRTPRFAKLVNAVLRRVAPPEAPSPALAASLPDATYARLVAALGDDRAATAAAAMRTPGPTWLAVLAPDADAALARDGADVAPGPVPGTRRVRPAGRLGDLEAFRRGLVQPMNPASTLVAHALQAPTGARVLDLASGRGIKAAVLAAGGARVEAVERDPGKLAAAQRNLARLGRRTDARAADLLAPDVAADLARDPAPYVLLDAPCSGSGTLRGHPEIADRFDVADLPALADAQRRLLHVAADATAAGGTLVYATCSLFAEEGPDVVAQVLHARGDLTPDPPPFATLAPDVPLHPAAVGTFTLPADGLDGFYVARLRRTATP